Proteins from one Bacteroidales bacterium genomic window:
- a CDS encoding response regulator has product MSFVNKISGILKHDRENNSESENVQRTLLLNFTIVAVALLNLIFSITNFFFFERLISYILFPFFLSFTLIFFIFKKTKNYRVWSFVSIILITILFLILIIKGAGDKTSIIWGLTFPTLVFFTFCIKKANLFSLIFFSVTLIIFIVPGGNLWVEYPADLILRYTGAYITILLFMQYYLRLKQQALNNKNKQIIDLQKKLMEKQEFLSKLSYQIRTPLNNIAGIFNLKRDVLGGEVVEEAELSVSNLITIVNSIPETFDKRLLQIKGEKVLFNINSVIKKSVSLFETDKYSNLRCSLHLSGKIPQFVFGDRLILIQIIISVIDFFYNNNENDSLKVDLISTTKDDSGTVLLKIKGNADCPVLKECLSDGQYINFEKIENKELLMIKELTSILGGHYEINNNESETSFLFSFDFSRNEIKEQASKIISDDNFFNKKNRKDLKDVTVLLVEDDVMNSKVMTLNLQKHVKKIIIAENGKDALEKYASTRVDIILMDIRMPLMDGFKTTEKIREAEIGIGYHIPIIAVTANASSEIKKRCFDVGMNDYTTKPTNFKLLLKKMKAQLS; this is encoded by the coding sequence ATGTCATTTGTTAATAAGATTTCCGGTATCTTAAAACATGACCGAGAAAATAATTCAGAATCAGAAAATGTTCAAAGAACACTTCTGTTAAATTTTACAATAGTTGCCGTAGCATTGTTGAATTTAATTTTCTCAATAACTAACTTTTTCTTTTTTGAAAGATTAATCAGTTATATCTTATTCCCGTTTTTTCTCTCTTTCACTTTAATTTTTTTTATTTTTAAAAAAACAAAAAATTACAGAGTTTGGTCTTTTGTATCAATAATTCTGATAACTATTCTATTTTTAATTCTTATAATTAAAGGTGCCGGTGATAAAACCTCTATTATTTGGGGCTTAACTTTTCCGACATTAGTTTTTTTTACTTTTTGTATTAAAAAAGCAAACCTATTTTCTTTAATCTTTTTTAGTGTTACACTTATTATTTTTATTGTGCCCGGCGGTAACTTATGGGTTGAGTACCCTGCTGATTTAATTTTGAGATATACCGGAGCATATATTACAATTTTATTATTTATGCAATACTATTTAAGGTTAAAACAACAAGCGTTAAATAATAAAAACAAACAAATTATTGATTTGCAAAAAAAGCTAATGGAGAAACAAGAGTTTCTGTCTAAACTATCATATCAAATAAGAACACCGTTAAATAATATTGCAGGTATTTTTAATTTAAAACGGGATGTGTTAGGAGGTGAAGTTGTTGAAGAAGCTGAGTTGTCTGTCAGTAATTTGATTACTATTGTTAATTCTATTCCGGAAACTTTTGATAAACGGTTACTTCAAATTAAAGGAGAAAAAGTGCTATTTAACATAAACTCAGTTATCAAAAAATCTGTAAGTCTCTTTGAAACAGATAAATACAGCAATCTAAGGTGTTCTTTGCATCTTTCAGGTAAAATTCCTCAATTTGTTTTCGGAGATAGATTAATCCTTATTCAAATTATTATATCAGTAATCGACTTCTTCTATAACAATAATGAAAACGATTCTTTGAAGGTTGATTTAATTTCAACAACAAAAGATGATTCAGGTACAGTACTGCTCAAAATAAAAGGGAATGCTGATTGTCCTGTTTTAAAGGAATGTTTGTCTGACGGACAATATATTAACTTTGAAAAAATTGAAAATAAAGAGCTTTTAATGATAAAAGAGTTAACTTCTATTCTTGGCGGGCATTATGAAATTAATAATAATGAGTCTGAAACTTCATTCTTATTCAGCTTTGATTTTTCGCGTAATGAAATAAAAGAACAAGCAAGCAAAATAATTTCAGATGATAATTTTTTTAATAAAAAGAACCGGAAAGATTTAAAAGATGTAACTGTATTATTAGTAGAAGATGATGTTATGAACAGCAAAGTTATGACTTTAAATCTTCAAAAACATGTTAAAAAAATAATAATTGCAGAAAACGGTAAAGACGCTTTAGAAAAATATGCTTCAACAAGGGTTGATATTATTCTTATGGATATAAGAATGCCCTTAATGGACGGATTTAAAACTACCGAAAAAATAAGAGAAGCCGAAATCGGAATCGGCTACCACATTCCTATAATTGCCGTAACCGCAAATGCGTCTTCCGAAATTAAGAAAAGATGTTTTGACGTAGGAATGAACGATTATACTACAAAACCTACAAATTTCAAGCTCTTACTTAAGAAGATGAAAGCACAATTAAGTTAA
- a CDS encoding divalent metal cation transporter — protein MLRKRILSILFWSVVSAAFIGPGTITTATKAGVFFNFQLLWALVFSTFATLLLQEASARLAINSKLNLGEAISKKFEGKSSRTLVLFIIIVAIVLGCAAYETGNILGAVAGLKMIFDIPAYYFVAGIGALAILIFLLDSVHKIAKLMGLVVFMMGAAFLFTSISLKPDWGQVLHGSVVPIIPEGQGAALIIIALIGTTVIPYDLFLGSGALDKKQSIKDMRFGLAFAIIFGGIISMSIMGVGNAITEAMSEIEKTEFLSNLNFNKDGYTLLTGHLQKEIGMFAVYIFGFGMFAAGFSSAVTSPLASAITAKSLFTTEKNKKKWSPNKLYFKLVIGGVLAVGLIFGFMEIKPIPAIIIAQAFNGLILPLIAVFLIYVVNDPEIIGEDNLNGWISNILMGIVLWVTMILGFANISQSVAKTLGYNLESTDEKLMIPVIIISFLISAALLWKIYKKRIKLVEQRL, from the coding sequence ATGTTAAGAAAACGTATTTTAAGTATTTTGTTTTGGTCGGTTGTATCAGCGGCTTTTATAGGTCCGGGTACAATAACAACCGCTACCAAGGCAGGAGTTTTCTTTAACTTTCAACTTCTTTGGGCATTAGTTTTTTCAACTTTTGCAACTCTTTTATTACAAGAAGCAAGTGCCCGACTTGCTATTAACAGCAAATTAAACTTGGGAGAAGCAATTTCTAAAAAGTTTGAGGGAAAATCAAGCAGAACATTAGTTTTATTTATAATTATAGTTGCAATTGTTTTAGGATGTGCCGCTTATGAGACAGGTAATATTCTCGGTGCGGTTGCAGGGTTAAAAATGATATTTGATATTCCTGCGTATTATTTCGTGGCAGGTATCGGTGCTTTGGCAATCTTAATCTTCTTGTTAGATTCTGTTCATAAAATAGCAAAGTTAATGGGTTTGGTTGTTTTTATGATGGGTGCAGCATTTTTATTTACTTCAATTTCATTAAAACCCGACTGGGGGCAAGTGCTTCACGGAAGTGTTGTTCCGATTATACCGGAAGGGCAAGGGGCTGCACTTATTATTATTGCTTTAATAGGAACTACTGTTATACCTTACGATTTATTTTTAGGTTCGGGGGCATTAGATAAAAAACAGTCGATTAAAGATATGCGTTTCGGTTTGGCATTTGCAATTATCTTCGGAGGTATTATTTCTATGTCAATTATGGGAGTAGGTAATGCTATTACGGAGGCAATGTCTGAAATTGAAAAAACAGAATTTCTTTCAAATCTTAACTTCAATAAAGACGGCTATACTTTACTTACAGGGCATCTTCAAAAAGAAATAGGAATGTTTGCGGTTTATATTTTTGGTTTCGGAATGTTTGCCGCAGGTTTTTCTTCTGCCGTAACATCTCCTCTTGCTTCTGCAATTACGGCAAAAAGTTTATTTACAACAGAGAAAAATAAGAAAAAATGGAGTCCTAATAAATTGTATTTTAAATTAGTAATAGGAGGTGTATTAGCAGTAGGACTTATTTTTGGTTTTATGGAAATTAAACCTATTCCTGCTATTATTATTGCTCAGGCTTTTAACGGGTTAATTTTACCTTTAATTGCCGTATTTTTAATATATGTGGTAAATGATCCTGAAATTATAGGTGAAGACAATTTAAACGGATGGATTTCCAATATTTTAATGGGTATTGTTTTGTGGGTTACGATGATATTGGGTTTCGCGAATATTTCTCAATCTGTTGCAAAAACATTAGGGTATAACTTAGAAAGTACTGATGAAAAACTGATGATTCCGGTAATTATTATTTCTTTCTTAATTTCAGCCGCTTTACTTTGGAAAATCTACAAAAAAAGGATTAAACTTGTAGAGCAGCGACTTTGA
- a CDS encoding gamma-glutamylcyclotransferase, translating to MINNVDFPIKVFVFGTLRKGGRLEYYMNGSIYSGKYYTEGQLMKSEIGSAYIDFNTKNVATMGELYYLDFPGLLRIDHLESTSGEFPKGYDLDLAPIWKYSDSQFTFNSEEENYAFVYKRRNEPIKITSGDWINRPKPIDEIKKFLENNNNKDLGAEGLISHMLHYLKK from the coding sequence ATGATAAATAATGTAGATTTTCCTATTAAAGTATTTGTTTTCGGAACATTAAGGAAAGGCGGAAGACTGGAATACTACATGAACGGCAGTATTTATTCGGGCAAATATTATACGGAAGGTCAATTAATGAAATCGGAAATAGGAAGTGCTTATATTGATTTCAACACAAAAAATGTAGCAACAATGGGTGAATTGTACTATTTAGATTTTCCGGGGTTATTACGAATTGATCATTTAGAAAGTACTTCGGGCGAGTTTCCGAAAGGTTATGATTTAGATTTAGCACCTATTTGGAAGTACAGTGACTCTCAGTTTACATTTAATTCGGAAGAGGAAAACTATGCTTTTGTTTATAAAAGAAGGAATGAGCCTATAAAAATTACTTCCGGAGATTGGATTAACCGACCAAAACCTATAGATGAAATAAAAAAGTTCTTAGAAAATAATAACAACAAGGATTTGGGTGCTGAAGGCTTAATCTCACATATGCTTCACTATTTAAAGAAATAA
- a CDS encoding TIGR00730 family Rossman fold protein, with translation MKQDEKKNICVFCSSSEAINNIYFEKAEELAHKIIENKYTLVFGGADVGLMRKLAETVREHNGYAIGVIPQRILDNKLACKKINELIVTPDMNTRKAKLAELADAFIALPGGFGTLEELSEVITAKQLGYHNKPVIILNINGFYDNLLKFFETLYLEKVAKSDYRKIYFVTNSIENAFKYIEEYSPFEAVKKWF, from the coding sequence ATGAAACAAGACGAGAAAAAAAATATTTGCGTATTTTGTTCTTCAAGTGAAGCAATAAATAATATTTACTTTGAAAAAGCAGAAGAGTTAGCACACAAGATTATTGAAAATAAATATACGCTTGTTTTCGGAGGTGCTGATGTGGGCTTAATGAGAAAACTTGCCGAAACTGTAAGAGAACATAACGGATATGCAATAGGTGTAATACCGCAAAGAATTTTAGATAATAAGCTTGCTTGCAAAAAAATTAATGAATTGATTGTAACTCCTGATATGAATACTCGAAAAGCTAAATTAGCAGAATTGGCTGATGCTTTTATAGCTCTTCCCGGCGGTTTCGGAACTTTAGAAGAGCTTTCTGAAGTTATTACGGCAAAGCAACTCGGATACCATAACAAACCCGTAATTATTTTAAATATTAACGGTTTTTATGATAATTTATTAAAGTTTTTTGAAACTCTTTATCTCGAAAAAGTTGCAAAATCTGATTATCGTAAAATTTATTTTGTTACAAATTCAATTGAGAATGCTTTCAAATATATAGAAGAATATTCCCCTTTCGAAGCAGTTAAAAAATGGTTTTAA